The DNA window GATGATGTGAGTATAAAAGAGGCGTTTGAAATTTTAGGGGATGACGCTTACGTGGGGGTTAGCTGCTATGATAGCTTGGAGCTTGCCCTTAGGGCAAAACAAAATGGTGCTAGCTATGTGGCTTTTGGAGCGATGTTTAAAAGCCCAACAAAACCAAATGCGTCACTTTGCAAGGCCCAAACCATATCACAAGCAAAAGAAATGGGAATGAATGTGTGTGTCATAGGTGGCATAAACTCTAGTAACATTGCAAGTGTCGCTAGAGTAAAGCCAGACATGATCGCCTTAATATCCGCTATCTATAAAGATGGCACGATAAAGAAAAATATAGAAAATTTACAAAGAAATTTATTGCTTTAAAAGATGCTTATTTTGCAAGCTTTTTTATGAAAATTTAATTATAATCCCTGCTTTAAATAAAAGGAAAACATTGCTAAATATCGATGAAGTAAGAAAAAATATCATTTTAAAAGAGGGTCTTTACTATTTTG is part of the Campylobacter concisus genome and encodes:
- the thiE gene encoding thiamine phosphate synthase; the protein is MIEIYAISDDVLMPENLALQYTKEILECGVKFFQFRSKKIPKDERLAGEIFNLCEKFGARFIVNDDILFAAHIGAKSVHLGKDDVSIKEAFEILGDDAYVGVSCYDSLELALRAKQNGASYVAFGAMFKSPTKPNASLCKAQTISQAKEMGMNVCVIGGINSSNIASVARVKPDMIALISAIYKDGTIKKNIENLQRNLLL